A genomic segment from uncultured Marinifilum sp. encodes:
- the hisH gene encoding imidazole glycerol phosphate synthase subunit HisH has product MKNQNIVIIDYDAGNIQSVKYAFERLGIEAIVSNNEEVIRNADKVIFPGVGEAAWAMKSLKKNGLDQLIPQLKQPVLGICLGMQLMCESSEEGETKALGIFPVQVKKFTNERKVPHMGWNQLTNMKGELFKGVQNDEYAYFVHSFYVPLFSASAAECEYILPFSAALQKDNFYACQFHPEKSGELGVKILKNFINL; this is encoded by the coding sequence ATGAAAAATCAAAATATTGTAATTATAGATTATGATGCCGGTAATATTCAGTCTGTGAAATATGCTTTTGAGCGGCTTGGAATTGAAGCTATCGTTTCCAATAATGAGGAGGTGATTCGAAATGCCGATAAGGTGATTTTTCCAGGGGTTGGAGAAGCTGCCTGGGCAATGAAATCTTTGAAAAAAAACGGTTTGGATCAACTCATTCCGCAGCTAAAGCAACCTGTTTTGGGTATTTGTTTGGGAATGCAGCTAATGTGCGAAAGCTCGGAGGAAGGAGAAACCAAAGCCTTGGGAATTTTTCCGGTTCAGGTAAAGAAATTTACAAATGAAAGAAAAGTGCCACACATGGGCTGGAATCAGCTAACAAATATGAAAGGTGAGCTATTTAAAGGAGTTCAAAATGATGAATATGCCTATTTTGTGCACTCTTTTTACGTTCCGCTTTTTAGCGCAAGTGCTGCAGAATGTGAATATATTCTTCCGTTTAGCGCTGCATTGCAAAAGGATAATTTTTATGCTTGCCAGTTTCATCCCGAAAAATCGGGAGAGCTTGGAGTAAAAATTTTAAAGAATTTTATTAATCTGTAA
- the hisB gene encoding bifunctional histidinol-phosphatase/imidazoleglycerol-phosphate dehydratase HisB, with translation MTTKKKVLFIDRDGTLILEPPVDYQVDSLEKLDFYPAVFSNLSKIADQLDYELVMVTNQDGLGTESYPEDTFWPAHNKMMKAFSGEGIEFADVCIDKTFPEENAPTRKPGTALLTKYFSDDYDLENSYVIGDRWTDVELAKNLNAKAIFITASGNIGDDELSESKKELESCVALKTEKWKEIYEFLRLDQRTARVIRNTKETQIAIDLDLDGQGMGEFDTGIGFFDHMLDQIAKHAGVDLKVMVNGDLEVDEHHTIEDTAIALGEAFNKALGNKLGLDRYGFSLPMDDCFAQAAIDFGGRNWLVWEAEFKREMIGGMPTEMFYHFFKSFTDGAQCNLNIKAEGANEHHKIEGIFKALARAVRMAIRRDANCLQLPSTKGKL, from the coding sequence ATGACAACAAAAAAGAAAGTACTGTTTATAGATAGAGATGGAACCTTAATTCTTGAACCTCCTGTTGACTATCAGGTGGATAGTTTGGAAAAGTTGGACTTTTATCCGGCGGTGTTTAGCAATCTTTCAAAAATTGCCGATCAATTGGATTATGAGTTGGTTATGGTTACCAATCAGGATGGCTTGGGCACTGAATCTTATCCAGAAGATACATTTTGGCCTGCTCACAATAAAATGATGAAAGCATTTTCGGGCGAAGGAATTGAATTTGCCGATGTCTGCATTGATAAAACTTTTCCGGAAGAAAATGCTCCTACCAGAAAACCAGGAACAGCCTTGTTAACAAAGTATTTTTCTGATGATTATGATTTGGAAAATTCCTATGTAATTGGCGATAGATGGACCGATGTGGAGTTGGCGAAAAATTTAAATGCAAAAGCTATTTTTATCACGGCAAGTGGAAATATTGGAGACGATGAATTGTCGGAATCGAAGAAAGAATTAGAATCTTGTGTCGCTCTTAAAACAGAAAAGTGGAAGGAAATTTATGAGTTTTTGCGATTGGATCAAAGGACTGCCCGAGTGATTCGAAATACAAAAGAGACTCAAATTGCCATTGATTTGGATTTGGATGGACAAGGAATGGGTGAGTTTGATACGGGAATAGGCTTTTTCGATCACATGCTCGATCAGATAGCCAAACATGCCGGTGTAGACTTAAAAGTAATGGTAAATGGAGATTTAGAGGTTGATGAACATCATACCATTGAAGATACAGCCATTGCACTGGGAGAAGCTTTTAATAAGGCTTTAGGAAATAAATTAGGTTTGGATCGTTACGGATTTTCTTTGCCTATGGATGATTGTTTTGCTCAGGCAGCCATTGATTTTGGAGGAAGAAACTGGTTGGTTTGGGAGGCTGAATTTAAGCGCGAAATGATTGGAGGAATGCCTACCGAAATGTTCTATCATTTCTTTAAGTCTTTTACCGATGGAGCACAATGTAACCTTAATATTAAAGCCGAGGGAGCAAATGAGCATCATAAAATAGAAGGAATTTTTAAAGCATTGGCCAGAGCTGTTAGAATGGCAATTAGGCGCGATGCAAATTGTTTACAGCTGCCTTCAACCAAAGGAAAATTATAA
- the hisD gene encoding histidinol dehydrogenase, which translates to MQVINYPQKQDWQKILTRPAIDMDELEEVVNQIFKEINADGDKALLKYTWFYDRIKIDDLEVSAEEINASEQEISEELKEAMAIAAGNIEKFHGSQFSKSEMIETTTGVNCWRKATPIEKVGLYIPGGSAPLFSTVLMLGIPAKLAGCKEIILCTPPGKDGRIDPAILYASKLVGVDRVFRVGGIQAIGAMAFGTESIPNVFKIFGPGNQFVTAAKQRVNKVGVAIDMPAGPSEVLILADESAEPAFVAADLLSQAEHGADSQVILLTWDKSLVDKVLAEVESQLSALSRKGVAELALNNSKIILLDSMEEALEMSNQYGPEHLIVSVKNENEVVDLIQNAGSVFLGNYTPESAGDYASGTNHTLPTNGYAKAYSGVSLESFMKSISFQKISEKGLLELGPVIETMAKAEQLDAHCNAVSVRLQKIREE; encoded by the coding sequence ATGCAAGTAATAAATTATCCCCAAAAACAAGACTGGCAGAAAATCTTAACTCGTCCTGCAATTGATATGGACGAGCTAGAAGAAGTCGTAAATCAGATATTTAAAGAAATTAATGCCGATGGAGACAAGGCATTGTTAAAATACACTTGGTTTTACGACAGAATTAAAATCGATGATTTGGAAGTGAGTGCCGAAGAAATTAATGCTTCAGAACAGGAAATTAGCGAAGAGTTAAAAGAAGCAATGGCAATTGCAGCTGGAAATATCGAAAAGTTCCATGGATCTCAATTTTCTAAATCAGAAATGATAGAAACCACAACAGGTGTAAATTGCTGGAGGAAAGCAACACCAATCGAAAAGGTAGGTTTGTATATTCCTGGTGGAAGTGCACCTCTGTTTTCTACGGTTTTAATGCTGGGGATTCCTGCAAAACTTGCTGGTTGTAAAGAGATTATTTTGTGTACTCCTCCGGGTAAAGATGGGCGAATTGATCCTGCAATTTTATATGCTAGTAAATTGGTTGGTGTCGATCGTGTATTTCGGGTGGGTGGAATTCAGGCAATAGGCGCTATGGCTTTTGGGACCGAATCAATTCCCAATGTATTTAAAATATTTGGGCCGGGTAATCAGTTTGTAACTGCTGCAAAACAGAGGGTTAATAAGGTTGGAGTTGCTATTGATATGCCAGCAGGCCCGTCGGAGGTATTGATTTTGGCTGATGAAAGTGCCGAACCAGCTTTTGTTGCTGCAGATTTACTTTCGCAGGCAGAGCATGGTGCCGACAGTCAGGTTATTCTCCTTACATGGGATAAGAGTTTGGTTGATAAGGTGCTTGCTGAGGTAGAAAGTCAATTGTCGGCTTTATCGAGAAAAGGTGTAGCAGAACTGGCTCTGAATAATTCAAAGATTATTTTGCTAGATTCAATGGAAGAAGCATTGGAAATGTCGAATCAGTACGGACCTGAGCACCTTATTGTATCGGTTAAGAATGAAAATGAAGTGGTAGACTTGATTCAGAACGCAGGATCGGTATTTTTGGGGAATTATACTCCCGAAAGTGCTGGAGATTACGCTTCAGGTACAAATCATACATTACCAACAAATGGTTATGCAAAGGCATATTCGGGTGTAAGTCTGGAATCGTTTATGAAGAGTATTTCGTTTCAGAAAATAAGTGAAAAAGGTCTGCTGGAATTAGGACCAGTTATTGAAACCATGGCAAAAGCAGAGCAATTAGATGCTCACTGCAATGCAGTAAGTGTGCGCTTACAGAAAATTAGAGAAGAATAG
- the hisIE gene encoding bifunctional phosphoribosyl-AMP cyclohydrolase/phosphoribosyl-ATP diphosphatase HisIE, with protein sequence MNFKDLTNQIDFEKGDGLVPAIIQDVKTQKVLMLGYMSKESYEKTIESGKVTFFSRSKQRLWTKGEESGNFLNLKDLSLDCDNDTLLIKVDPVGPVCHKGTDTCWAEDNRESSIDFLLQLQQVIEERKKNLSEKSYTASLFQKGINKIAQKVGEEAVELVIEAKDNDEELFMGEAADLMFHYLVLLVAKDYKLEQVVDVLKNRHS encoded by the coding sequence ATGAATTTTAAAGATCTAACAAATCAAATTGATTTTGAAAAAGGAGATGGACTTGTTCCTGCAATAATACAAGATGTTAAAACACAGAAGGTTTTAATGTTGGGGTACATGAGTAAAGAATCCTACGAAAAAACTATCGAAAGTGGAAAGGTGACCTTTTTTAGTCGCAGCAAACAACGTTTATGGACCAAAGGAGAAGAGAGTGGTAATTTCTTAAATTTGAAAGATCTTAGTCTGGATTGTGATAATGATACTTTATTAATTAAAGTAGATCCAGTAGGACCGGTTTGCCATAAAGGTACCGATACTTGTTGGGCCGAGGATAATCGTGAGAGCTCAATTGATTTTTTATTGCAGTTGCAGCAGGTGATCGAAGAAAGAAAGAAAAATTTATCGGAAAAATCGTATACGGCAAGTTTGTTCCAGAAAGGAATTAATAAAATTGCTCAAAAAGTTGGCGAAGAGGCTGTGGAGTTGGTTATCGAAGCTAAAGATAATGATGAAGAGCTGTTTATGGGAGAAGCTGCTGATCTAATGTTCCACTATTTGGTACTTTTAGTTGCAAAAGATTACAAGCTAGAGCAAGTTGTTGATGTACTTAAAAATCGACACTCTTAG
- the hisC gene encoding histidinol-phosphate transaminase: METIFNLLDFVRENVKNLTPYSSARDEFSGVGSVFLDANENPNDNGVNRYPDPLQKELKKRIGLIKRLNPAQMILGNGSDEIIDLLFRAFCEPNRDNVVICTPTYGMYEVAAGVNSVLIKEVQLDENFQPDVKAVLQAADDNTKMLFLCSPNNPTANLLDESKVEHLLKDFDGIVIVDEAYVDFAPGKSLTDKLSDYPNLVILQTLSKAWGMAGIRLGIGLASQDIVEILNRIKPPYNVNILTQEKAFEMMDTEPFSYQLNEILKERESLSEVLAGLNFVKKVYPTDANFILVKVNDARALYNYLLSKGIIIRDRSKIKGLEQCVRISIGTKSENEMLIKALQAYDSNL; the protein is encoded by the coding sequence ATGGAAACAATATTTAATTTACTGGATTTTGTTCGTGAAAATGTAAAAAATCTTACCCCATATTCTTCTGCCCGAGATGAATTCTCAGGTGTTGGATCTGTTTTTTTAGATGCTAACGAAAATCCAAACGATAATGGAGTTAACCGTTATCCTGATCCTTTGCAAAAAGAATTGAAAAAACGAATTGGACTAATTAAGCGCTTAAATCCTGCCCAAATGATTTTAGGAAATGGTAGCGATGAAATTATTGATCTTTTGTTTCGTGCTTTTTGTGAGCCAAATCGAGATAATGTTGTGATTTGTACGCCCACTTATGGAATGTATGAAGTAGCGGCTGGAGTAAATTCTGTTCTGATAAAGGAAGTTCAGCTTGATGAAAATTTTCAGCCAGATGTAAAAGCCGTATTGCAAGCTGCTGATGATAACACAAAAATGCTTTTTTTGTGTTCGCCTAACAATCCAACAGCAAATTTGCTTGATGAATCGAAAGTTGAGCACTTGCTTAAAGATTTTGATGGAATTGTAATTGTCGATGAAGCCTATGTTGATTTTGCTCCGGGAAAAAGTTTGACTGATAAATTATCCGATTATCCGAACCTTGTCATCTTACAAACATTATCAAAAGCATGGGGAATGGCAGGTATAAGATTGGGAATTGGATTGGCCTCTCAGGATATTGTCGAAATTCTGAATAGAATTAAGCCTCCTTATAATGTGAATATTTTAACACAGGAGAAAGCTTTTGAAATGATGGATACAGAGCCTTTTTCATATCAATTAAATGAAATTCTAAAGGAGAGAGAAAGCTTATCGGAAGTTTTAGCTGGATTAAATTTTGTGAAGAAAGTTTATCCTACAGATGCAAATTTTATTTTGGTTAAAGTGAATGATGCCAGGGCTTTGTACAATTATTTATTGAGTAAAGGGATTATTATTCGCGACAGATCGAAAATAAAAGGTCTCGAACAGTGTGTGAGAATTAGTATTGGAACCAAAAGTGAAAATGAGATGCTAATTAAGGCTCTACAGGCTTACGACTCAAATCTTTAA
- a CDS encoding nitroreductase family protein yields the protein MLDILFKRRSVRRYADKQIDKDKLDRVLQAGLLAPSSKSKYPFDFVVCDKADLNLKLSESKPMGANFLKYAPTSVVITGNQELSDVWIEDCSIAAGYMLAQAEKENLGACWVQIRERPHKDLMGAEEYIKNLLGIPNSHRVLAIIALGNKDTEKEARDESFLKREKIHFNKF from the coding sequence ATGCTCGACATACTATTTAAGAGAAGAAGTGTAAGGCGATATGCCGATAAACAAATTGACAAAGATAAACTTGACCGCGTATTGCAAGCCGGACTATTAGCGCCATCCTCGAAAAGCAAATATCCATTCGATTTTGTTGTTTGCGATAAAGCTGATCTTAATCTGAAACTTTCGGAAAGCAAACCCATGGGTGCAAACTTTCTAAAATATGCGCCAACATCTGTTGTAATTACCGGCAACCAAGAATTAAGCGATGTGTGGATTGAAGACTGCTCTATTGCAGCTGGCTATATGCTTGCACAGGCCGAAAAAGAAAATCTAGGTGCCTGTTGGGTTCAGATTCGGGAACGCCCTCATAAGGATTTAATGGGAGCCGAAGAATATATTAAAAATTTACTGGGAATACCCAATTCTCACAGAGTTCTGGCAATAATTGCCTTAGGAAATAAAGATACCGAAAAAGAAGCCCGTGACGAATCTTTCCTAAAACGGGAGAAAATACATTTCAACAAATTTTAA
- the hisF gene encoding imidazole glycerol phosphate synthase subunit HisF — translation MLSKRIIPCLDVKDGRTVKGVNFVDLRDAGDAVELAAYYAEQGADELVFLDITATHEKRKTLVELVQKVARELNIPFTVGGGISSSEDVGILLNAGADKVSINSSAVRNPDLISDLASRFGSQCVVVAVDAKCVDGNWEIYLNGGRIPTGIDMFEWIRKVEKLGAGEILFTSMNHDGTKNGFANETLAKISEMVNIPVIASGGAGNMEHFADTFINGKADAALAASVFHFKEIEIPELKKYLKNKGIPTRI, via the coding sequence ATGTTATCGAAAAGAATAATACCCTGTTTGGATGTAAAAGACGGAAGAACAGTAAAAGGGGTGAATTTTGTTGATTTACGCGATGCTGGAGATGCGGTTGAACTGGCGGCCTACTATGCGGAACAAGGAGCCGATGAGCTGGTGTTTTTGGATATCACGGCTACGCACGAAAAGAGAAAAACTTTGGTTGAACTGGTTCAAAAAGTGGCCAGAGAACTAAATATTCCTTTTACTGTTGGTGGTGGAATTTCAAGTTCCGAAGATGTTGGGATTTTACTAAATGCCGGAGCCGATAAGGTCTCTATTAATTCTTCAGCAGTTCGAAATCCTGACCTTATTTCCGATTTGGCTTCGCGTTTTGGCAGCCAGTGTGTTGTTGTGGCTGTCGATGCTAAATGTGTTGATGGCAATTGGGAGATTTACCTGAATGGAGGTAGGATTCCAACAGGAATAGACATGTTTGAATGGATTCGGAAAGTAGAAAAATTGGGCGCTGGTGAAATATTGTTTACCTCTATGAATCACGATGGAACAAAAAATGGATTTGCAAACGAGACTTTAGCCAAGATATCTGAAATGGTAAATATTCCTGTAATTGCTTCGGGAGGAGCTGGAAATATGGAACATTTTGCTGATACATTTATAAACGGGAAAGCAGATGCAGCATTGGCTGCAAGTGTTTTTCATTTCAAAGAGATTGAAATACCAGAATTAAAGAAATATCTGAAAAACAAAGGAATACCAACAAGGATATAA
- a CDS encoding IS1182 family transposase has protein sequence MLAQQQSISFSSHSGLYDLIIPKDNILRQINDLIDFTFIYDELSSKYCQDNGRTAESPIRLFKYLLLKVIYNVSDVDVVERSRFDMSFKYFLGMAPEEDVINPSTLTKFRRLRLKDTKLLNLLIGKTVSIAVEKGIIKSTSIIVDATHTKSRSNPLSPIEVLKKRAKLLRKMIYSVDEDIKEQLPQKNTNDNLELELSYCLDLVDFISKNDVISSYPKVKEKINHLQEIIEDTQHKYTLSKDEDARIGHKSTDSSFFGYKSHIGMTEERIITAAVITSGEKGDGPLLPEIIEQSIQNGIEKVDTVIGDSAYSGKSNLIYGKENGIQIVSKLNPAITQGFRKEEDKFEFNKDADMFVCPAGHMAIRKAKQGARKTNQVIAYYFDVEKCKVCSQRAGCYKDGAKSKSYSVTINSKEHEKQIEFQNSEVFKEKSKHRYKIEAKNGELKNSHGFDRATSYGLDCMQMQGALTIFAVNLKRILKLM, from the coding sequence ATGTTAGCACAACAACAAAGCATATCATTTAGCTCCCATTCGGGGTTATACGACCTCATTATTCCCAAGGATAATATCCTGAGACAAATAAATGATTTGATTGATTTTACATTTATTTATGATGAGTTGTCTTCTAAATATTGTCAGGATAATGGGCGTACTGCAGAGAGTCCAATAAGGTTGTTTAAGTACCTCTTACTAAAAGTTATTTATAACGTTTCGGACGTAGATGTTGTTGAACGTTCAAGATTTGACATGTCGTTTAAGTACTTTTTAGGTATGGCTCCTGAGGAGGATGTAATTAATCCAAGTACGTTAACAAAATTTCGTCGTTTGCGACTTAAGGACACTAAATTGTTAAATCTTCTCATTGGCAAAACAGTTTCTATTGCTGTAGAAAAAGGAATAATCAAATCCACCTCTATTATTGTAGATGCTACTCATACAAAAAGTAGATCCAATCCCTTGTCTCCTATAGAAGTGTTAAAAAAAAGAGCAAAGTTGCTTCGAAAAATGATCTATAGTGTAGATGAAGATATAAAAGAGCAATTACCACAAAAGAACACAAATGATAATTTAGAGCTAGAGCTAAGCTACTGTTTGGATTTAGTAGATTTTATTTCTAAAAACGATGTCATTTCCAGTTACCCAAAAGTAAAAGAGAAAATAAATCATCTTCAAGAAATCATAGAAGATACCCAGCACAAGTATACTTTATCGAAAGATGAAGATGCACGAATTGGTCACAAATCAACAGACTCTTCCTTTTTCGGTTATAAAAGTCATATTGGAATGACAGAAGAACGTATCATAACAGCTGCAGTAATAACTTCTGGCGAAAAAGGCGATGGTCCTTTGTTACCTGAAATCATAGAGCAAAGCATTCAAAACGGAATAGAAAAAGTAGACACTGTCATTGGGGACTCTGCCTACTCAGGAAAAAGCAATTTAATTTATGGAAAAGAAAATGGCATACAAATAGTCTCAAAATTAAACCCGGCAATTACACAAGGTTTTAGAAAGGAGGAAGACAAATTTGAATTCAATAAAGATGCTGATATGTTTGTTTGTCCCGCAGGACATATGGCTATACGAAAAGCAAAGCAAGGAGCTAGAAAGACAAATCAAGTAATAGCCTACTATTTTGATGTCGAAAAATGTAAAGTCTGTTCACAAAGAGCAGGATGCTATAAAGATGGAGCCAAGAGTAAATCATATTCCGTTACAATAAACTCTAAAGAACATGAAAAACAGATAGAGTTTCAGAACTCAGAAGTCTTTAAAGAAAAATCAAAACATCGGTATAAGATAGAAGCTAAAAATGGAGAACTTAAAAACTCTCATGGCTTTGATCGAGCCACTTCATATGGTCTGGATTGTATGCAAATGCAAGGAGCATTGACAATATTTGCAGTAAATCTGAAAAGAATACTGAAACTGATGTAG
- a CDS encoding carbohydrate-binding family 9-like protein gives MKKLSVLFLVLCIYGNLFAQNYPESYMCYKSSALLKIDGLLSQEEWGNVEWSDYFTDIEGDKKPEPEFKTRVKMLWDEEYFYIAAELEEPHIWAKLKQRDTVVFYDNDFEVFIDPQGDNHQYYEFEMNALNTVWDLLLAKPYRDGAPAINAWDIKGLQSAVKIYGSLNNSDDIDEKWTLEIAFPWDVLKECAAEGRKPKQGEQWRVNFSRVNWDMEVLDGKYRKKVNPETGKHYPEHNWVWSPQGVIAMHQPETWGYVEFSNKVVSGEKEKPSVDIDYPAKMELMDVYNKQKQYFSKNGCYSNKFDLNSSITLEITKKQFLAYIKGESGKIWYINQVSKIWSE, from the coding sequence ATGAAGAAATTATCTGTTTTATTTCTCGTATTGTGCATTTACGGGAATTTGTTTGCTCAAAATTATCCCGAATCTTATATGTGCTATAAATCATCTGCTTTGCTAAAAATAGATGGATTGCTAAGCCAAGAGGAATGGGGAAATGTAGAGTGGTCTGATTATTTTACCGATATAGAAGGAGATAAAAAGCCGGAACCCGAATTTAAAACCAGAGTAAAAATGCTATGGGATGAGGAGTATTTTTATATAGCTGCCGAACTAGAAGAACCGCATATATGGGCAAAATTAAAACAGCGCGATACGGTTGTATTTTATGATAATGATTTTGAGGTTTTTATCGATCCTCAGGGAGACAATCACCAGTATTACGAGTTTGAAATGAATGCACTGAATACCGTTTGGGATCTTCTGCTAGCCAAACCCTATCGCGATGGAGCACCTGCAATAAACGCATGGGATATAAAAGGTTTACAATCGGCAGTGAAAATTTATGGAAGCCTTAATAATTCAGATGATATAGATGAAAAATGGACATTGGAAATAGCTTTTCCCTGGGATGTTTTAAAAGAATGTGCTGCTGAGGGAAGAAAACCAAAACAGGGAGAACAATGGAGAGTAAATTTCTCGAGGGTAAACTGGGATATGGAAGTACTTGATGGAAAATACCGTAAAAAAGTAAATCCGGAAACGGGAAAACATTATCCAGAACACAATTGGGTTTGGTCTCCACAGGGAGTTATTGCTATGCATCAGCCCGAAACCTGGGGGTATGTAGAATTTTCGAATAAAGTGGTAAGTGGTGAAAAAGAAAAGCCTTCTGTTGATATAGATTATCCTGCGAAAATGGAATTGATGGATGTTTACAATAAACAGAAACAGTATTTTTCGAAAAATGGATGCTACTCTAATAAGTTTGATCTTAATTCTTCCATCACACTTGAAATTACCAAAAAGCAATTTTTAGCTTATATAAAAGGAGAGTCTGGAAAAATATGGTATATAAATCAGGTAAGTAAAATTTGGTCGGAATAG
- the hisA gene encoding 1-(5-phosphoribosyl)-5-[(5-phosphoribosylamino)methylideneamino]imidazole-4-carboxamide isomerase, giving the protein MRKIKIIPAIDTIKGRCVRLTKGDYDTEKVYSEDPLQIAKEFEKIGISRLHLVDLEGAKSGHICNAEVLKRVSTGTNLKIDFGGGVKSDEDIKLAFESGAAQVTGGSIAVSNPELFESWLESYGAEKIILGADVRNEMVSISGWQKDSDYHLYKFLEKYQKQGVKRIICTDISKDGMLQGPAVELYKGIMEEFPSLELVASGGVGELNDVRILNEIGCWGVIIGKAIYEERIDMNELVSEFIK; this is encoded by the coding sequence ATGAGAAAAATTAAAATTATACCAGCCATAGATACCATTAAGGGACGTTGTGTACGATTAACCAAAGGTGATTATGATACCGAGAAAGTGTATAGCGAAGACCCTTTGCAAATTGCAAAAGAATTCGAAAAAATTGGAATTAGCCGATTGCATCTGGTAGATTTGGAAGGGGCAAAATCAGGACATATTTGTAATGCCGAAGTATTGAAGAGGGTTTCCACAGGCACAAATTTGAAAATTGATTTTGGAGGAGGAGTAAAATCCGACGAAGATATAAAGCTGGCTTTTGAGTCGGGAGCTGCTCAGGTTACAGGAGGAAGTATTGCGGTGTCGAATCCCGAACTGTTTGAATCCTGGTTGGAAAGCTATGGAGCAGAAAAAATTATTTTGGGTGCCGATGTACGAAACGAAATGGTTTCTATCTCGGGTTGGCAGAAAGATTCCGATTATCATTTATATAAATTTTTGGAGAAATATCAGAAACAAGGTGTAAAGAGAATTATTTGTACGGATATTTCGAAAGATGGCATGTTACAAGGGCCTGCAGTTGAACTGTATAAAGGAATTATGGAAGAATTTCCTTCTTTGGAATTGGTAGCTAGTGGCGGTGTTGGTGAATTAAATGATGTTCGTATTTTGAACGAAATTGGTTGTTGGGGAGTCATTATTGGTAAAGCAATTTACGAGGAACGCATTGATATGAACGAATTGGTAAGTGAATTTATAAAGTAG